Proteins from a single region of Sphingobacteriaceae bacterium:
- a CDS encoding DNA repair exonuclease: MKILCSGDLHIGRRASRLPATVAGLDGRAFTASQAWLDLVETALDLQVDLVLLSGDVVDRANRYFEAFGPLEQGLSALAQAQIPVVAVAGNHDFDVLPKLARSFEAEKFRLLGARGQWERHTIYKDGRAVLHIDGWSFPDQYVRQDPLAGYRPDPADGVPVIGLLHCDLDKPQSLYAPVASADLQRMPVSFWLLGHIHGPMLRQEAGRPGLLYPGSPMALDPGEPGLHGPWLLTVEPDGAIEVQQLPRSRVRYETVNVDLTGLADLNAVDERIAETLSRRLAAAVLEQGDSLRCLVATLNLHGATPLHRSLSGLSSELSDLDPRHQDAVAVVGALWVNTRPPRDLAALAEKPGPPGVLAKDLLALGRPGDPRREELLAAARSVVEGAYHGFRSELNLPFGLHPAALLRGTGSGGGTGDGPDAGQGDAGPDDILAALLEQQGLLLLDELLAQREEEA; this comes from the coding sequence TTGAAAATTCTGTGTTCCGGTGATTTGCACATTGGGCGCAGGGCATCCCGCCTGCCCGCCACCGTTGCCGGTCTGGACGGCAGGGCCTTTACCGCGTCCCAAGCCTGGCTGGATTTGGTCGAAACCGCCCTGGACCTGCAGGTGGATCTGGTCCTGCTGTCGGGCGACGTGGTGGACCGGGCCAACCGCTACTTCGAGGCCTTCGGGCCCTTGGAGCAAGGCTTGTCCGCCTTGGCCCAAGCCCAAATCCCCGTGGTGGCCGTAGCCGGCAACCACGATTTCGATGTCCTGCCCAAACTGGCCCGTTCTTTTGAAGCGGAAAAGTTCCGCCTGCTGGGCGCCCGCGGGCAATGGGAGCGCCACACCATATATAAGGACGGAAGGGCCGTCCTCCACATCGACGGCTGGTCATTTCCCGATCAGTATGTGCGTCAGGACCCTCTGGCGGGGTACCGGCCCGACCCGGCCGATGGGGTGCCCGTCATCGGCCTGCTCCACTGCGACCTGGACAAGCCCCAAAGCCTCTACGCGCCCGTGGCTTCGGCCGATTTGCAGCGAATGCCCGTATCCTTTTGGCTGCTGGGCCACATCCACGGGCCTATGCTCCGGCAGGAGGCGGGGCGGCCCGGCCTGCTGTACCCCGGCTCGCCCATGGCTTTGGATCCCGGTGAGCCGGGCCTCCACGGCCCGTGGCTCCTCACCGTGGAGCCGGATGGTGCCATAGAGGTCCAGCAGCTTCCCCGTTCCCGGGTTCGTTATGAAACGGTAAACGTGGATTTGACGGGGCTCGCCGACCTAAATGCTGTGGACGAGCGTATTGCCGAAACCCTCAGCAGGCGCTTGGCGGCAGCCGTGCTGGAACAGGGTGACTCCCTCCGGTGCCTGGTGGCTACCCTAAATCTTCACGGGGCTACGCCCCTTCACCGCAGCCTATCCGGCCTGTCGTCAGAATTGTCCGATCTGGACCCCCGCCATCAGGATGCCGTGGCCGTGGTGGGTGCTCTCTGGGTGAACACCCGCCCGCCCCGGGATTTGGCGGCCTTGGCCGAGAAGCCTGGCCCGCCGGGGGTGCTGGCCAAAGACCTTTTGGCCCTGGGCAGGCCCGGGGATCCCCGGCGGGAGGAGTTGCTGGCGGCGGCCCGGTCGGTGGTGGAGGGCGCATACCACGGCTTCCGCAGCGAACTGAATTTGCCCTTCGGCCTTCATCCTGCCGCCTTGCTGCGGGGAACAGGCTCGGGCGGCGGGACCGGCGACGGCCCCGATGCCGGCCAGGGTGACGCCGGCCCAGACGACATCTTGGCGGCCCTGCTGGAACAGCAAGGCCTGCTGCTCCTGGATGAATTGCTGGCGCAAAGGGAGGAGGAGGCCTGA